Proteins from a genomic interval of Maniola hyperantus chromosome 1, iAphHyp1.2, whole genome shotgun sequence:
- the LOC117986663 gene encoding peptidyl-prolyl cis-trans isomerase, rhodopsin-specific isozyme-like isoform X2 has protein sequence MNFLLFLPIFSHYITNISARQLRITDQVYLDVHHQDKPLGGDVVSDDGTGSISIYGPTFPDENLDTQHSSAGFVSMANKGKNTNGCQFIITTKGTPWLDGIHTVIGKVVDGQKFVHMVEQIPTDAEDRPKENVFIFDSGVLPTEPFYISDNPNDLWGWIKASAVPLTFSFTILGFFQWMISKMDI, from the exons ATGAATTTTCTTCTGTTCTTGCCAATTTTTTCTCACTATATTACAAATATTTCA GCGCGTCAATTAAGAATCACTGACCAAGTTTACTTGGATGTTCATCATCAAGACAAGCCCTTAG GTGGCGACGTCGTCTCAGATGATGGTACCGGTTCAATTAGTATATATGGGCCTACTTTTCCTGACGAGAATTTAGACACACAGCACAGTAGTGCGGGTTTTGTGTCTATGGCTAataaag GAAAGAATACGAATGGCTGTCAATTTATTATAACAACAAAGGGAACTCCATGGTTAGATGGTATACACACCGTTATTggtaag gtgGTCGATGGTCAAAAATTCGTTCATATGGTGGAGCAAATACCTACTGATGCGGAGGATCGGCCAAAGGAAAACGTTTTCATCTTCGACAGTGGCGTGCTTCCGACTGAGCCCTTTTATATTTCTGACAACCCTAACGA TTTATGGGGCTGGATAAAAGCTTCCGCTGTACCATTAACCTTCTCTTTCACGATTTTGGGATTCTTTCAATGGATGATTAGTAAAatggatatttaa
- the LOC117986688 gene encoding transcription and mRNA export factor ENY2-like — translation MTVNNTIAHQRLILSGDRERFKELLRRRLIECGWRDQIRMVCREIVKEHDANTITLDMLVARVTPRARALVPDPVKKELLQKIKTHLLTQKNL, via the exons atGACTGTAAACAATACCATTGCTCATCAACGTTTGATTCTCAGTGGAGATCGCGAAAG ATTTAAAGAACTTTTAAGACGGAGGTTAATTGAATGTGGGTGGAGGGACCAAATCAGAATGGTGTGTCGTGAAATTGTAAAGGAGCATGATGCGAACACCATAACTCTTGATATGCTGGTGGCACGAGTAACTCCCCGAGCTAGGGCTTTAGTCCCAGACCCTGTTAAAAAAGAATTGCTCCAGAAGATTAAAACTCATCTTTTAACCCAAAAAAACCTGTAA
- the LOC117986663 gene encoding peptidyl-prolyl cis-trans isomerase, rhodopsin-specific isozyme-like isoform X1, which produces MNFLLFLPIFSHYITNISARQLRITDQVYLDVHHQDKPLGRIVIGLFGDLAPKAVKNFKVLATKGIKGKSYKGTRFNRIIKRFMIQGGDVVSDDGTGSISIYGPTFPDENLDTQHSSAGFVSMANKGKNTNGCQFIITTKGTPWLDGIHTVIGKVVDGQKFVHMVEQIPTDAEDRPKENVFIFDSGVLPTEPFYISDNPNDLWGWIKASAVPLTFSFTILGFFQWMISKMDI; this is translated from the exons ATGAATTTTCTTCTGTTCTTGCCAATTTTTTCTCACTATATTACAAATATTTCA GCGCGTCAATTAAGAATCACTGACCAAGTTTACTTGGATGTTCATCATCAAGACAAGCCCTTAGGTCGTATTGTTATTGGTCTTTTCGGAGATTTAGCCCCAAAAGCGgttaaaaatttcaaagtttTAGCCACAAAAGGAATTAAGGGAAAATCGTATAAAGGGACAAGGTTTAATCGCATAATCAAACGTTTTATGATACAAG GTGGCGACGTCGTCTCAGATGATGGTACCGGTTCAATTAGTATATATGGGCCTACTTTTCCTGACGAGAATTTAGACACACAGCACAGTAGTGCGGGTTTTGTGTCTATGGCTAataaag GAAAGAATACGAATGGCTGTCAATTTATTATAACAACAAAGGGAACTCCATGGTTAGATGGTATACACACCGTTATTggtaag gtgGTCGATGGTCAAAAATTCGTTCATATGGTGGAGCAAATACCTACTGATGCGGAGGATCGGCCAAAGGAAAACGTTTTCATCTTCGACAGTGGCGTGCTTCCGACTGAGCCCTTTTATATTTCTGACAACCCTAACGA TTTATGGGGCTGGATAAAAGCTTCCGCTGTACCATTAACCTTCTCTTTCACGATTTTGGGATTCTTTCAATGGATGATTAGTAAAatggatatttaa